A part of Bosea sp. (in: a-proteobacteria) genomic DNA contains:
- a CDS encoding branched-chain amino acid ABC transporter substrate-binding protein: MKKTMLSGIALGAMIAFSGAAQAQIKMGVAGPITGPNAAFGAQLKNGTEQAVEDINAAGGILGQRITLSIGDDRSDPKEGVSVANKFSADGIKFVVGHFNSGVVMPASEVYAENGILMISPSATNPRITERGLWNAFRTCGRDDQQGAVAADFIAKNLKGKKIAVAHDKTTYGQGLADETRKAMRAAGVNDVLYEGVNAGEKDFSALVSKIKASGADVLYWGGLHTEGGLIVRQMRDQGLKTIMMSGDGITSDEFAAIGGPGVEGTLMTFPPDPRKRPEAAAVVKRFESKRFNPESYTLYSYAAVEVMKQAAEGAKSLDPKKMAEFMKTGAKFKTVIGELSFDKKGDITRPDYTMYTWKKGADGKITYIEN, encoded by the coding sequence ATGAAGAAGACCATGTTGAGCGGCATTGCACTTGGTGCGATGATCGCGTTTTCCGGTGCCGCGCAGGCGCAGATCAAGATGGGCGTCGCAGGCCCCATCACCGGCCCCAACGCCGCCTTCGGCGCACAGCTCAAGAACGGCACCGAACAGGCCGTCGAAGACATCAACGCCGCTGGCGGCATCCTTGGCCAGCGCATCACGCTCTCCATCGGAGACGATCGCTCGGACCCGAAGGAAGGCGTCTCGGTCGCCAACAAGTTCTCCGCTGACGGCATCAAGTTCGTCGTCGGGCACTTCAACTCCGGCGTCGTCATGCCGGCCTCGGAAGTCTACGCCGAGAACGGCATCCTGATGATCTCGCCCTCGGCGACCAACCCGCGCATCACCGAGCGTGGTCTTTGGAATGCGTTCCGCACCTGCGGCCGTGACGACCAGCAGGGCGCGGTGGCTGCCGACTTCATCGCGAAGAATCTGAAGGGCAAGAAGATCGCCGTCGCCCATGACAAGACCACCTATGGTCAGGGCCTTGCCGACGAAACCCGCAAGGCGATGCGCGCGGCTGGCGTCAACGACGTGCTCTATGAAGGCGTGAACGCCGGCGAGAAGGATTTCTCGGCGCTCGTCTCCAAGATCAAGGCCTCCGGCGCGGACGTGCTGTACTGGGGCGGCCTGCACACCGAAGGCGGTCTGATCGTGCGGCAGATGCGCGACCAGGGCCTCAAGACCATCATGATGTCGGGCGACGGCATCACCTCCGACGAGTTCGCCGCGATCGGCGGTCCTGGTGTCGAAGGCACGCTGATGACCTTCCCGCCCGATCCGCGCAAGCGCCCGGAAGCGGCGGCCGTGGTGAAGCGCTTTGAATCCAAGCGTTTCAACCCCGAATCCTACACACTCTACAGCTATGCCGCTGTCGAGGTCATGAAGCAGGCTGCGGAAGGCGCGAAGTCGCTCGATCCGAAGAAGATGGCCGAGTTCATGAAGACCGGCGCGAAGTTCAAGACCGTGATCGGCGAACTCTCCTTCGACAAGAAGGGTGACATCACCCGTCCGGACTACACCATGTACACTTGGAAGAAAGGCGCTGACGGCAAGATCACTTACATCGAGAATTGA
- a CDS encoding 4-hydroxyproline epimerase → MTSHTFFCLDGHTCGNPVRLVAGGGPNLHGASMVEKRAHFLAEFDWIRTGLMFEPRGHDMMSGAILYPPTRPDADIAFLFIETSGCLPMCGHGTIGTVTMALERGLVTPRTPGILKIDTPAGLVTATYVQDGPYVSSVRITNVASYLHASGLTAHVEGLGEITADVAYGGNFYAIIDPQSAFCDIADVTPSDLLRWSPKVREAFRARYSFVHPENPAINGLSHVQWTGRPQHPEAHARNAVFYGDKAIDRSPCGTGTSARMAQWAAQGKLKVGDDFVHESIIGTLFRGRVEAAAKVGAFDAIIPSIEGWARLTGYNTILIDDRDPLAHGFQLRD, encoded by the coding sequence ATGACCTCACACACCTTCTTCTGCCTTGACGGCCACACCTGCGGCAACCCCGTGCGCCTTGTGGCGGGCGGCGGGCCGAACCTGCACGGCGCCAGCATGGTCGAGAAACGCGCCCATTTCCTCGCCGAGTTCGACTGGATCCGCACAGGCCTGATGTTCGAGCCGCGCGGCCACGACATGATGTCGGGCGCGATCCTCTATCCGCCGACGCGGCCCGATGCGGACATCGCCTTCCTCTTCATCGAGACGTCGGGCTGCCTGCCCATGTGCGGGCATGGCACCATCGGCACCGTGACCATGGCCCTCGAGCGCGGGCTGGTGACGCCCCGCACCCCCGGCATTCTGAAGATCGACACGCCCGCGGGCCTCGTCACCGCCACCTACGTCCAGGACGGCCCTTACGTGAGTTCCGTGCGCATCACCAATGTCGCGTCCTACCTGCACGCAAGCGGCCTCACCGCGCATGTGGAGGGGCTGGGCGAGATCACGGCCGATGTGGCCTATGGCGGCAACTTTTACGCGATCATCGACCCGCAATCCGCCTTCTGCGACATTGCCGACGTCACGCCATCGGATCTGCTGCGCTGGAGCCCGAAGGTCCGCGAGGCCTTCCGCGCCCGCTACAGCTTCGTCCATCCCGAGAACCCGGCCATCAACGGTCTGAGCCATGTGCAATGGACCGGCCGGCCGCAGCACCCCGAAGCCCATGCGCGCAACGCCGTGTTCTATGGCGACAAGGCCATCGACCGCAGCCCCTGCGGCACCGGCACCTCCGCGCGCATGGCGCAATGGGCCGCGCAGGGAAAGCTGAAGGTCGGCGATGATTTCGTGCATGAAAGCATCATCGGCACGCTGTTCCGCGGCCGCGTCGAGGCGGCTGCCAAGGTCGGCGCCTTCGACGCCATCATCCCCTCCATAGAGGGTTGGGCGCGCCTCACCGGCTACAACACGATTCTCATCGACGATCGCGATCCGCTCGCCCACGGCTTCCAGCTGCGGGACTGA
- the cysE gene encoding serine O-acetyltransferase, which translates to MTTHGNAAHIGRTPNQVDNFDPAWARLRQEAQRVVETEPTLAGLVLSTIINQPSLDAAITHRVAARLGHPVVPADLIAQSFDEALAADPGIREAFRADMVAVVDRDPACTRLVEPVLYFKGFHAIQTHRLAHWLWSRGRVDLALYLQSRSSEVFQTDIHPAARIGRGVFLDHATGLVVGSTAIIGDNVSMLQDVTLGGTGKEKGDRHPKVRSGVLIGAGAKILGNIEVGECARVAAGSVVLANVPRNSTVAGVPARVVGEAGCAEPARAMDQLLADLG; encoded by the coding sequence ATGACAACTCACGGCAATGCGGCCCATATCGGACGGACCCCAAACCAGGTCGACAACTTCGATCCGGCCTGGGCGCGCTTGCGGCAGGAGGCGCAGCGCGTCGTGGAGACGGAGCCGACGCTGGCGGGCTTGGTTCTGTCCACCATCATCAACCAGCCTTCGCTCGATGCCGCCATAACCCACCGCGTCGCCGCGCGGCTCGGCCATCCTGTCGTCCCGGCCGATCTCATCGCCCAGAGTTTCGACGAGGCGCTGGCCGCCGATCCCGGCATCCGCGAGGCGTTCCGCGCCGACATGGTGGCTGTGGTGGATCGTGATCCGGCCTGCACCCGGCTGGTCGAGCCTGTGCTCTACTTCAAGGGCTTCCATGCCATCCAGACGCACCGGCTCGCCCACTGGCTCTGGAGCCGCGGCCGCGTCGACCTTGCGCTCTACCTGCAGAGCCGATCCTCCGAGGTGTTCCAGACCGACATCCATCCTGCCGCCCGCATCGGCCGCGGCGTCTTCCTCGATCACGCCACCGGGCTGGTCGTGGGCTCCACCGCCATCATCGGCGACAATGTCTCGATGCTGCAGGACGTGACCCTGGGCGGCACCGGCAAGGAGAAAGGCGACCGGCACCCCAAGGTCCGGTCGGGCGTGCTGATCGGCGCCGGCGCAAAGATCCTGGGCAACATCGAGGTCGGCGAGTGCGCGCGCGTGGCTGCTGGTTCCGTCGTGCTGGCGAACGTGCCGCGCAACAGCACTGTGGCCGGCGTTCCGGCCCGCGTGGTCGGCGAGGCCGGCTGCGCCGAGCCTGCCAGGGCCATGGACCAATTGCTCGCTGATCTGGGCTGA
- a CDS encoding ABC transporter ATP-binding protein, with protein sequence MDTPPLLRVEHLTMRFGGLVAVNDLSFDVHKGDITALIGPNGAGKTTVFNCITGFYKPTEGMMTLSFDDGRQLLLERLPDFRIAAEARVARTFQNIRLFTGMTVLENLLVAQHNVLMKASGYTILGLLGIGGYKAASRASIEKAKYWLDKTRLTERADDPAGDLPYGDQRRLEIARAMCTDPILLCLDEPAAGLNPRESLELNNLLRSIRKDDGVSILLIEHDMSVVMEISDHVVVLDYGTKISDGTPAHVQNDPKVIAAYLGVEDEEVEAVEAEVGL encoded by the coding sequence ATGGATACGCCCCCCCTCCTCAGGGTCGAGCATCTCACCATGCGCTTTGGCGGCCTCGTGGCCGTCAACGACCTGTCCTTCGATGTCCACAAGGGCGACATCACCGCCCTGATCGGCCCCAATGGCGCTGGCAAGACCACGGTGTTCAACTGCATCACGGGCTTTTACAAGCCGACCGAAGGCATGATGACGCTCAGCTTCGACGATGGGCGGCAACTGCTGCTGGAGCGCCTGCCCGATTTCAGGATCGCGGCGGAAGCCCGCGTGGCCCGCACCTTCCAGAACATCCGCCTGTTCACCGGCATGACCGTGCTGGAGAACCTGCTTGTCGCGCAGCACAATGTCCTGATGAAGGCCTCCGGCTATACCATTCTGGGCCTGCTCGGGATCGGCGGCTACAAGGCCGCCTCCCGCGCTTCGATCGAAAAGGCGAAGTACTGGCTGGACAAGACGCGCCTCACCGAGCGCGCCGACGATCCGGCCGGCGATCTGCCCTATGGCGACCAGCGCCGCCTCGAGATCGCGCGCGCCATGTGCACCGATCCGATCCTGCTCTGCCTCGACGAGCCGGCCGCGGGCCTCAACCCGCGCGAAAGCCTTGAGCTGAACAACCTCCTTCGCTCGATCCGCAAGGATGACGGCGTCTCGATCCTGCTGATCGAGCATGACATGAGCGTCGTGATGGAAATCTCCGACCATGTCGTGGTGCTCGACTACGGCACCAAGATTTCCGACGGGACGCCTGCCCATGTGCAGAACGACCCGAAGGTCATCGCCGCGTATCTCGGCGTCGAGGATGAAGAGGTCGAGGCCGTGGAAGCCGAGGTGGGCCTGTGA
- the livM gene encoding high-affinity branched-chain amino acid ABC transporter permease LivM, with the protein MAKAGGQLVDQGKPVKTGLAPALKEAAFAGLITFGLCIPIIAYGTRQDLNNRLILDARWDAVAWAVAIVFIGRLLVTLNTQRRAAGGAAIMRVPQAVKPFLARLSPVLAPIAIGFLFAFPVISIMLSGWQGSTKWIDNFGVQILIYVMLGWGLNIVVGLAGLLDLGYVAFYAVGAYSYALFATSVIPATYPALGVWAFWICLPVAGILAAFWGILLGFPVLRLRGDYLAIVTLAFGEMIRLVLINWVDFSGGYAGISGIPRPSFFGIPFNASDKGFAATFGLEFTPLYRTIFLYYVILVLALLTAFVTIRLRRMPVGRAWEALREDEIACRSLGINTTTTKLTAFSLGAGFGGIAGAFFAAKQGFISPESFTFMESAVILAIVVLGGMGSLWGVAIAAAVMTGGPELMREMEFTKQIFGPEFDPTQYRMLLFGLAMVVIMIWKPRGLISTREPTAFLKQSKAVSGSHVKEGHG; encoded by the coding sequence ATGGCCAAGGCTGGCGGACAACTCGTGGACCAGGGCAAGCCGGTGAAGACGGGCCTGGCCCCGGCGCTGAAGGAGGCGGCCTTCGCGGGGCTCATCACCTTCGGGCTGTGCATTCCCATCATCGCCTACGGCACCCGGCAGGACCTCAACAACAGGCTCATCCTCGACGCGCGCTGGGATGCGGTCGCCTGGGCCGTGGCCATCGTGTTCATAGGCCGCCTGCTGGTGACGCTGAACACCCAGCGCCGGGCGGCTGGCGGCGCGGCGATCATGCGCGTGCCGCAAGCCGTGAAGCCCTTCCTCGCCCGGCTCTCGCCTGTGCTGGCCCCCATCGCCATCGGCTTTCTCTTCGCCTTCCCGGTGATCTCCATCATGCTTTCGGGTTGGCAGGGCTCGACCAAGTGGATCGACAATTTCGGTGTGCAGATCCTGATCTACGTCATGCTCGGCTGGGGTCTGAACATCGTGGTGGGCCTCGCCGGCCTTCTGGACCTGGGCTATGTCGCTTTCTACGCGGTCGGCGCCTATTCCTATGCGCTCTTCGCCACCAGCGTCATTCCCGCGACCTACCCTGCGCTCGGCGTCTGGGCCTTCTGGATCTGTCTGCCCGTTGCAGGCATCCTGGCGGCCTTCTGGGGCATATTGCTGGGCTTTCCCGTGCTGCGCCTGCGGGGCGATTACCTAGCCATCGTCACGCTTGCCTTTGGCGAGATGATCCGCCTCGTGCTGATAAACTGGGTGGATTTCTCGGGCGGCTATGCGGGCATCTCCGGCATTCCGCGCCCGAGCTTCTTCGGCATTCCGTTCAACGCCAGCGACAAAGGCTTTGCTGCGACCTTCGGGCTTGAGTTCACGCCGCTCTACCGCACCATCTTCCTGTATTACGTGATCCTGGTGCTCGCGCTGCTCACCGCCTTCGTCACCATCCGCCTGCGCCGCATGCCGGTTGGCCGCGCCTGGGAAGCCCTTCGCGAAGATGAGATCGCCTGCCGTTCGCTGGGCATCAACACCACCACCACCAAGCTCACCGCCTTTTCGCTGGGCGCGGGCTTTGGCGGGATCGCCGGCGCCTTCTTTGCGGCCAAGCAGGGCTTCATCAGTCCCGAGAGCTTCACCTTCATGGAATCGGCGGTGATCCTGGCCATCGTCGTGCTCGGCGGCATGGGCTCGCTCTGGGGTGTCGCCATCGCGGCGGCCGTCATGACGGGCGGCCCCGAACTGATGCGCGAGATGGAATTCACCAAGCAGATCTTCGGGCCGGAGTTCGACCCCACGCAATATCGCATGCTGCTGTTCGGCCTCGCCATGGTCGTCATCATGATCTGGAAGCCGCGCGGGCTGATTTCGACCCGCGAGCCGACTGCCTTCCTGAAGCAAAGCAAGGCCGTCTCGGGTTCGCACGTCAAGGAGGGGCACGGCTGA
- a CDS encoding branched-chain amino acid ABC transporter permease LivH (LivHMGF is the membrane component of the LIV-I/LS branched-chain amino acid transporter), which translates to MEIFLQQLINGLTLGSIYGLIAIGYTMVFGIIGMVNFAHGDVFMLSCFIALIIFMLISAALGAGMVVVALLLVLVIGMALTSLWSWTIERVAYRPLRGSFRLAPLISAIGMSIFLMNFVQLVQGPRNKSIPPIVDGGFVFFALSDYPVRLAYKQIVIMAVTAVLLLGFWYLVQKTSLGRAQRACEQDRKMAALLGIDVDRTISITFVIGAALAAVAGVMYLLQYGVISFTDGFIPGVKAFTAAVLGGIGSLPGAVLGGLIIGLIEVFWSAYFSIDYKDVAAFSILAITLIFLPSGILGRPEVEKV; encoded by the coding sequence ATGGAAATCTTTCTCCAGCAGCTCATCAACGGGCTGACCCTGGGGTCGATCTACGGCCTCATCGCCATTGGCTACACGATGGTCTTCGGCATCATCGGGATGGTGAACTTCGCCCATGGCGACGTGTTCATGCTCTCGTGCTTCATCGCGCTCATCATTTTCATGCTGATCTCGGCGGCCCTGGGCGCCGGCATGGTGGTGGTCGCGCTTCTGCTGGTGCTGGTCATCGGCATGGCGCTGACCTCGCTCTGGAGCTGGACGATCGAGCGCGTGGCCTATCGCCCGCTGCGCGGCTCCTTCCGCCTCGCGCCGCTGATCTCGGCGATCGGCATGTCGATCTTCCTGATGAACTTCGTCCAGCTCGTGCAGGGCCCGCGCAACAAGTCGATCCCGCCCATCGTCGACGGCGGCTTCGTCTTCTTCGCCCTGAGCGATTACCCCGTGCGCCTCGCCTACAAGCAGATCGTCATCATGGCCGTGACCGCAGTGCTGCTGCTTGGCTTCTGGTATCTCGTGCAGAAGACCTCGCTCGGCCGCGCCCAGCGCGCCTGCGAGCAGGACCGCAAGATGGCCGCGCTGCTCGGCATCGACGTTGACCGCACGATCTCGATCACCTTCGTCATCGGCGCGGCGCTCGCGGCCGTGGCGGGCGTGATGTACCTGCTGCAATATGGCGTTATCAGCTTCACCGATGGCTTCATCCCGGGCGTCAAGGCCTTCACCGCCGCCGTGCTTGGAGGCATCGGCTCGCTGCCCGGAGCGGTTCTGGGCGGGCTCATCATCGGGCTGATCGAAGTGTTCTGGTCAGCCTACTTCTCGATTGACTACAAGGACGTGGCAGCCTTCTCGATCCTCGCGATCACCCTCATCTTCCTGCCCTCCGGCATCCTTGGCCGGCCTGAAGTGGAGAAGGTGTGA
- a CDS encoding ABC transporter ATP-binding protein, whose amino-acid sequence MTGAPLSQAAVQPMLQVRGVKTYYGAIIALKGVDIDVNQGEIVTLIGANGAGKSTLMMTIFGNPRAREGSITYGGRDITAMPTHEIARLGIAQSPEGRRIFPRMTVHENLQMGAAVDGYAHFEQDLERVCTLFPRLKERLQQRGGTLSGGEQQMLAIARALMSRPRLLLLDEPSLGLAPLIVKLIFDAIRDLNRTEGLTVFLVEQNAFHALKLAHRGYVMVNGVVTMSGTGQELLANPQVRAAYLEGGRH is encoded by the coding sequence ATGACGGGCGCGCCCCTGAGCCAGGCCGCCGTGCAGCCCATGCTCCAGGTCCGTGGCGTCAAGACCTATTACGGCGCGATCATCGCGCTCAAGGGCGTCGACATCGACGTGAACCAGGGCGAGATCGTCACGCTGATCGGCGCCAACGGCGCGGGCAAGTCAACGCTGATGATGACCATCTTCGGCAATCCCCGCGCGCGGGAAGGCTCCATCACCTATGGCGGGCGGGACATCACCGCCATGCCCACCCATGAGATCGCGCGCCTGGGCATCGCCCAGTCGCCAGAGGGCCGGCGCATCTTCCCGCGCATGACCGTCCATGAGAATCTCCAGATGGGCGCGGCGGTGGATGGTTACGCGCATTTCGAGCAGGATCTGGAGCGGGTGTGCACGCTGTTCCCCCGGCTAAAGGAGCGACTGCAGCAGCGCGGCGGCACGCTCTCGGGCGGCGAGCAGCAGATGCTGGCGATCGCCCGCGCGCTGATGAGCCGGCCCAGGCTGCTGTTGCTGGACGAGCCTTCGCTGGGCCTCGCCCCGCTCATCGTCAAGCTGATCTTCGACGCCATCCGCGACCTCAACCGCACCGAAGGCCTGACGGTTTTCCTTGTCGAGCAGAACGCCTTCCATGCGCTCAAGCTCGCCCATCGCGGCTATGTCATGGTCAACGGCGTCGTCACCATGAGCGGGACGGGCCAGGAACTGCTCGCCAATCCGCAGGTCCGCGCGGCCTATCTCGAAGGCGGACGGCATTGA
- a CDS encoding DUF3126 family protein, whose amino-acid sequence MDKTELAKLERFLRRTFSNHGIAVKARPKKNDSAEVYIGDEYIGILHVDDEDGDRSFNFTMAILDVDLED is encoded by the coding sequence GTGGACAAGACCGAACTCGCCAAGCTGGAGCGCTTCTTGCGCCGCACCTTCTCGAACCACGGCATTGCCGTGAAGGCACGCCCCAAGAAGAACGATTCCGCCGAGGTCTATATCGGCGACGAATACATCGGCATCCTGCATGTCGATGACGAGGACGGCGACCGCTCGTTCAACTTCACCATGGCAATCCTCGACGTCGATCTCGAGGACTGA
- a CDS encoding cytochrome c biogenesis protein CcdA yields the protein MADVGFLAALIAGVLSFLSPCVLPLVPPYLCYLAGTTVEEMREEGANRIAARRDVMLAAFSFVAGFSTVFVLLGATASALGQVLRDYMWALSWAAGAAIIVMGLHFLGVFRLAMLYREKRLDVATPAGPGGAYLMGLAFAFGWTPCIGPILAAILAVAGSTETLYRGMSLLAVYSLGLGIPFIIAAFGIERFIGAMAGVKPHFRKIELAMGGLLVVTGVAFLTGGMERTAFWLLETFPQLATLG from the coding sequence ATGGCTGATGTCGGTTTTCTTGCGGCGCTGATCGCGGGCGTGCTCTCGTTCCTGAGCCCCTGCGTGCTGCCGCTCGTGCCTCCCTATCTGTGCTATCTGGCGGGCACCACTGTCGAGGAGATGCGGGAGGAGGGCGCGAACCGCATCGCGGCCCGCCGTGACGTGATGTTGGCTGCGTTCTCCTTCGTCGCGGGCTTCAGCACTGTCTTCGTGCTGCTGGGCGCCACGGCCAGCGCGCTGGGCCAGGTGCTGCGCGATTACATGTGGGCGCTGTCATGGGCCGCCGGCGCCGCCATCATCGTCATGGGTCTGCATTTCCTCGGAGTGTTCCGCCTTGCAATGCTCTACCGGGAAAAGCGGCTCGATGTCGCGACACCGGCCGGGCCGGGCGGGGCCTATCTCATGGGCCTTGCCTTCGCCTTCGGCTGGACGCCCTGCATCGGCCCGATCCTTGCCGCGATCCTGGCCGTGGCCGGCTCCACCGAGACCTTGTATCGCGGCATGTCGCTGTTGGCGGTCTATTCGCTGGGGCTTGGCATCCCCTTCATCATCGCCGCCTTCGGCATCGAGCGCTTCATCGGGGCGATGGCGGGCGTGAAGCCCCATTTCCGCAAGATCGAACTCGCCATGGGCGGGCTGCTGGTGGTGACAGGCGTGGCATTCCTCACGGGCGGAATGGAGCGCACGGCGTTCTGGCTGCTGGAAACCTTCCCGCAGCTCGCCACGCTGGGATAA
- a CDS encoding FAD-binding oxidoreductase produces MHVLIVGAGITGTACAHALLDEGHSVTLLDPDGSARRSSGAPSAGNAGWIAHADILPLAHPKILREAPRMLFDPLGPLAIRPSYLPWLLPWFARFLSASRPSAVEASTRALVDLQSRALPGWLARAKALGLERHIHRKGGLYMLDTPASVTKAKLETLQQRDFGIEVDVISFNEAKQLEPALREVFAGALFHADSAHISDPLWLTTALHDAALARGAVTRRASVRALSADGKPAALTDGGVMEADAIVLAAGIWSRPLAAGLGDKIPLDTERGYNVSFKGVTDLVSRPIAFKDHGFIINALDSGVRIGGAVEFGGVKAKPNHARTKALYDRCDGFIEGLPSFGSGEVWMGFRPSLPDSVPVIGPSRASPRIIYAFGHGHLGMTQSQVTASMVADLIAGRPSGFDISPFRAQRF; encoded by the coding sequence ATGCATGTGCTGATTGTCGGCGCCGGCATCACCGGGACCGCCTGCGCCCATGCCCTGCTGGACGAGGGCCACAGCGTGACGCTGCTCGACCCCGACGGCAGCGCCCGGCGAAGCTCCGGCGCACCCTCGGCCGGGAACGCAGGGTGGATCGCCCATGCCGACATCCTGCCGCTGGCCCATCCGAAGATCCTGCGGGAAGCGCCGCGCATGTTGTTCGATCCGCTTGGGCCGCTGGCCATCAGGCCATCCTATCTGCCCTGGCTGCTGCCATGGTTCGCCCGATTCCTGAGCGCTTCACGTCCCTCCGCCGTCGAGGCCTCGACACGGGCTCTGGTCGATCTGCAGAGCCGGGCGCTGCCCGGCTGGCTCGCCCGCGCCAAGGCCCTGGGGCTCGAGCGGCACATTCACCGCAAGGGCGGGCTCTACATGCTCGACACGCCGGCCAGCGTGACGAAGGCGAAGCTCGAAACATTGCAGCAGCGCGATTTCGGCATCGAGGTCGACGTCATCAGCTTCAACGAGGCGAAACAGCTTGAACCGGCCCTGCGAGAGGTCTTCGCCGGCGCGCTGTTCCACGCGGATTCCGCCCATATTTCCGATCCGCTGTGGCTGACCACCGCCCTGCACGATGCGGCGCTGGCGCGCGGCGCGGTCACCCGGCGCGCGAGCGTCCGCGCGCTTTCGGCCGACGGCAAGCCTGCCGCCCTCACCGACGGCGGCGTGATGGAGGCCGACGCCATCGTGCTCGCCGCCGGCATCTGGTCGCGCCCCCTCGCCGCAGGCCTCGGCGACAAGATCCCGCTCGACACGGAGCGCGGCTACAATGTCAGCTTCAAGGGCGTGACGGACCTTGTTTCGCGCCCCATCGCCTTCAAGGACCACGGCTTCATCATCAACGCGCTCGATTCAGGCGTGCGGATCGGCGGAGCGGTCGAGTTCGGCGGCGTGAAGGCCAAGCCCAACCATGCCCGCACAAAGGCGCTCTACGACAGGTGCGACGGCTTCATCGAGGGCCTGCCCTCCTTCGGGAGCGGCGAGGTCTGGATGGGCTTTCGGCCCTCGCTTCCTGACTCTGTGCCGGTGATCGGCCCCTCGCGGGCCTCGCCGCGGATCATCTACGCCTTCGGCCATGGCCATCTGGGCATGACCCAGAGCCAGGTCACTGCATCAATGGTGGCCGACCTCATCGCCGGCCGGCCGAGCGGCTTCGACATCTCGCCCTTCCGCGCGCAGCGTTTCTGA